DNA from Megalops cyprinoides isolate fMegCyp1 chromosome 14, fMegCyp1.pri, whole genome shotgun sequence:
GGAATGTCCCTGTGGTCCACCTCacctgagacagaggagggaccACCCCTCAGGTCCCGGATGAACAGCACAATGTCTATTTTCAGCTTCACGTAGATCACAATAACCACTGAAGCCGTGAGAACAAAAACTCCCACAATTCCCAACCATAGGAAGTAAGATCGGATAGCGCCCGGGCATTCTAGGAAACAAGCAAATATTCgaaaaaattaaaagatgcCAAATGACCTCTGTCTCTTGTCTGGATCCattcctccttcttctcttcATACACAATTAttgaataacacacacacacacccctgttgCCCCTGTTATAGGACAAAACCATGCATGTATACTCTCCTGCTCccaatttataaaataatatgcacgcaagcacacatCTTATTCAATATGCATGCAAGACTCCCGCTATATATATATCTAATAGAGCACTAACACAAAAACAGGtaagcacagatacacaccagGGACTCAACTCTCACCTTTCTTTACCAGGATAATGGACACATTGATTAACTTTTGGACGGTTGATTCTAATTTGCAGGTGTACTTCCTGTTGAGGTGTTCCTGGGACACATTTTTGAACACGAGCGATGCGCTGATGTGCCATTCCCTTTCCCCCTGTCGTTCACTGCAGAAAGAAACACATGGGTTAGTATAATGAAGCAAACCTTCTGaaccagtgtttcccaatcctgctcctggaggcacactgtcctgcatatcttctatctatccttgctgcttgattaaatcaggtgtgctcagctaatcaaaagtgctactgatgagttcagtcaggtaggtagagcaaggatagatagaagatatgcaggacagtgtgcctccagaAGCAGGATTGGGAATCACTGTTCTGAACTACATTATTAGTTTAGCTGCCCTTGGGCAGCAGTATGATGCAGTGGTAACATTCAAATCCCAGGcagggcactgcttttgtatgCTTGACCCAGGTGATCTGAACATTATGAAAGcctctgacattttctgcaaTTTTCCACAATCCCCTGCTATGCacattactgtttttaaaatgtaggtaGTTTGTCCTGGAATCATTGACTCTCTTGGCATCTTCTGTCCTGTTAGAGAGGTGTTGTTACCTGTCAGTAGAGGGAAAAGATAACTGATAACTTCAGAGAAGCTTACGTGGTGCTGTTGTAAAAGACATCGCTGTTGCTATCCTCATCCACAAAGGAGGTTCCATTCAGCCAGAACAGGGCTTCAAACTCAGGATCATTGTGCAAGACCGCTGTGCACGTGATCACAGCCACTTTCCCTTCAATGAATCACATGCACACGGATTACACATGTCAAAACGTGGCACTGCGACCGTCCGGAGAACAAATCATGGCCGTCCATCTTTTTTGCGACAAGCTTTCACTTACCCACATCCACCGCAATGGATTCATTGTCTCTAGGTTGTATAATCTGAGGATCGAGCACAGGTATGGCATCTgtcaaaagagagaaagaaattgGTACACTGGTATGCTGGTGTGTCATCTGtcaaaggagagaaagaaatgcaaaccctttcacattttcaaagcacTCATTGACAGGAAAAATGGTTAGCAAAAATCTGTGTGGAATGTCATCTGTGGAGAGGTCctgtattctgtatttgaactaaaaatgaaagtgtaaaTGAGACATGAAAGAAtgaaactgagaaaaagaaaaggtatttagaaaatattttatatacaaaCATATGATTTGCACAggatatacatacacacacacacacacacacagacaaagacactgTCACTGCATATAGAtcttatgggaaaaaaaatcacagtaagCACTCAGTTCACACTGATAAAGAACACTCTTTATAGTGCACAAACATTAGACAAGCAACTTTACAAGGAAGAGGTCATGTCAATGTTTGAGGATCATTCAAGTGTAACAAGATactattttttcctcttattttttACTACCCAATATAAATTACATGCATACTATATCTTTGGTAAGGTGCTACTATTTAAAATTATCTCAGCATATGTTGACATGGATAACaatcttaaaaaaatcttaaaaaaaacaatcttacCATTCACTGTCAGCTGTACTGTTGCAGACATGTTGTATACTCGTTCTATTCCAAACGTTCCATTCCAAAAGGAGTACGTGCAGGTGTAGTATCCAGCATCACTTTCAGTAAGTTTCTTCTTGTAAATGTGGCTTAAGGTGCCCATTTCTGATTTGCAGTCCTAGGGGTTagtaaacagatttttttttcttttcttaaaaaaatgttttccaccAGTATTTACTGCAACTTCTTCCTGCCACTTCCTGCCACTTTGTTGTATTTGTTC
Protein-coding regions in this window:
- the LOC118789256 gene encoding interleukin-18 receptor 1-like, whose protein sequence is MGTLSHIYKKKLTESDAGYYTCTYSFWNGTFGIERVYNMSATVQLTVNDAIPVLDPQIIQPRDNESIAVDVGKVAVITCTAVLHNDPEFEALFWLNGTSFVDEDSNSDVFYNSTTERQGEREWHISASLVFKNVSQEHLNRKYTCKLESTVQKLINVSIILVKKECPGAIRSYFLWLGIVGVFVLTASVVIVIYVKLKIDIVLFIRDLRGGPSSVSDGKEYDAYIMCYKTSSEEALPEEDRRLIHEVLETTYGYQLCIFDRDVLPGAAVADAVLENIGRSRRLVLVPSTLDQEQEGQYGLMSGLHAALVDRRTQLILIERAPRGQLDSLPESLRLLARSSGTVTWRDTRSAHLSSAFWKKLRYHMPARRSPQHRSNEMTIL